The Haloplanus salinarum genome includes a region encoding these proteins:
- a CDS encoding SDR family NAD(P)-dependent oxidoreductase gives MTVAAHRTVVPDEHHSAAVDYEPISVDGKTVVVVGGTSGIGRAITLALAIEGANVVPTSRTEERVAATAAAARERGAAALEHTCDVTDRDSLDALADAAVERFGTVDAVVNSPGAIARASVADVTDDEWARVLDVQLTGVHRTVQTFLDRADLESVVNVASLSSALGIEDLAAYSAAKGGIDGYTHAAAKDLGPDVRVNAVRPGFVATPQTADAYAEGSHRYERIVERASIGRIGRPADIAGAVVYLLSPAASYVTGETITVDGGFTPSAF, from the coding sequence ATGACGGTCGCCGCGCATCGGACGGTCGTGCCGGACGAACACCACAGCGCGGCCGTCGACTACGAACCCATATCGGTCGACGGAAAGACGGTCGTCGTCGTCGGCGGAACGAGCGGTATCGGCCGAGCGATCACCCTCGCCCTCGCCATCGAGGGAGCGAACGTCGTTCCGACGAGTCGAACCGAGGAGCGGGTCGCCGCCACCGCGGCGGCGGCTCGGGAACGCGGCGCGGCGGCGCTCGAACATACCTGTGACGTGACCGACCGCGACTCGCTCGACGCGCTCGCGGACGCGGCCGTCGAGCGGTTCGGTACCGTCGACGCCGTCGTCAACTCCCCCGGCGCCATCGCCCGCGCGTCCGTCGCCGACGTGACCGACGACGAGTGGGCGCGCGTCCTCGACGTCCAGCTCACCGGCGTCCACCGGACCGTCCAGACGTTCCTCGACCGGGCCGACCTGGAGAGCGTCGTCAACGTCGCGTCGCTGTCCTCGGCGCTCGGCATCGAGGACTTGGCCGCCTACTCGGCGGCCAAGGGTGGCATCGACGGCTACACGCACGCGGCCGCGAAGGACCTCGGCCCCGACGTGCGGGTCAACGCCGTCCGGCCGGGGTTCGTCGCCACCCCACAGACCGCCGACGCCTACGCCGAGGGGAGCCACCGGTACGAACGCATCGTCGAGCGGGCGTCGATCGGTCGGATCGGCCGCCCCGCGGACATCGCCGGCGCCGTCGTCTACCTCCTCAGCCCCGCCGCGTCGTACGTCACCGGCGAGACCATCACCGTCGACGGCGGGTTCACCCCGAGCGCCTTCTGA
- a CDS encoding mandelate racemase/muconate lactonizing enzyme family protein has translation MSDVSISGVETYLVANPWKPWVFVEVETDAGVTGIAEATTHDKPRTVAKAIDEMSNYFVGKDPFDTEQIWLEMYRDEWFSKGVVNTTVCSAVDMACWDIKGKLLDKPVYELLGGKVHGDELRAYANGWYTDTDGEPEGFAEAAERVVDDGYDAMKFDPFGTAWQRMSKKDLNHSVDIVRAVREAVGPDVDLLIECHGRFTAGQAVDIARELDEFDPTWFEEPCPPDSINSLAEVADKSPIPVATGERHMTKHDFFDLVTRTDVDVFQPDLMNTGGITEGKKIAGLAEADHVSIAPHNPQGPVAGAIYSHFCTSTPNFMIQEMFQTYDVDWVDNLLVDPLEVEDGYVQVPEGPGFGIELDHDVIAEHAYTEDKVHTINLFEKDWEKRAVEKR, from the coding sequence ATGTCAGACGTAAGTATCTCCGGAGTAGAGACGTATCTGGTCGCGAACCCCTGGAAACCGTGGGTGTTCGTCGAGGTGGAGACGGACGCCGGCGTCACCGGCATCGCCGAGGCGACGACCCACGACAAGCCACGGACGGTCGCCAAGGCCATCGACGAGATGTCGAACTACTTCGTCGGGAAGGACCCCTTCGACACCGAGCAGATCTGGCTGGAGATGTACCGCGACGAGTGGTTCTCGAAGGGCGTCGTGAACACGACGGTCTGTTCCGCGGTCGACATGGCCTGCTGGGACATCAAAGGGAAACTCCTCGATAAGCCGGTCTACGAACTGCTCGGCGGGAAGGTCCACGGCGACGAACTCCGGGCCTACGCCAACGGCTGGTACACGGACACGGACGGCGAGCCCGAAGGCTTCGCGGAGGCCGCCGAGCGCGTCGTCGACGACGGCTACGACGCGATGAAGTTCGACCCGTTCGGCACGGCGTGGCAGCGCATGTCGAAGAAGGACCTCAACCACTCGGTCGACATCGTCCGCGCGGTGCGCGAGGCGGTCGGCCCCGACGTGGACCTGCTCATCGAGTGTCACGGCCGGTTCACCGCCGGGCAGGCCGTCGACATCGCCCGCGAACTCGACGAGTTCGACCCGACGTGGTTCGAGGAGCCGTGTCCGCCGGACTCGATCAACAGCCTCGCCGAGGTGGCCGACAAGTCGCCGATCCCGGTCGCGACCGGCGAGCGCCACATGACCAAACACGACTTCTTCGACCTCGTCACCCGGACGGACGTCGACGTCTTCCAGCCGGACCTGATGAACACCGGCGGGATCACCGAGGGCAAGAAGATCGCGGGCCTCGCGGAGGCCGACCACGTCAGCATCGCGCCACACAACCCCCAGGGGCCGGTCGCGGGGGCCATCTACTCTCACTTCTGTACCTCGACGCCGAACTTCATGATCCAGGAGATGTTCCAGACCTACGACGTGGACTGGGTCGACAACCTGCTCGTCGACCCGCTGGAGGTCGAGGACGGCTACGTCCAGGTGCCCGAGGGCCCGGGCTTCGGGATCGAGCTCGACCACGACGTCATCGCGGAACACGCCTACACCGAGGACAAGGTCCACACGATCAACCTCTTCGAGAAGGACTGGGAGAAGCGGGCAGTCGAGAAGCGATAG